In Zea mays cultivar B73 chromosome 7, Zm-B73-REFERENCE-NAM-5.0, whole genome shotgun sequence, the following proteins share a genomic window:
- the LOC109941052 gene encoding uncharacterized protein: METRTKRKVHRIELWEAAHKKKNGRYTTEKAETLMAASYEEFKKRRGNNDGNRLSSKDYNEVFNDIVAKDFKARGYYDDKYWSQVQAFQGLPFVNQTEEERMYQEKVNEIDNKMESVSGLMKHWLTFMSKKYPEDLTPEMREALQNVVSLHSTMAPSLSRIRAYF; this comes from the exons ATG GAAACCAGAACTAAACGAAAGGTTCATAGGATAGAACTATGGGAGGCAGCTCATAAAAAGAAGAATGGTAGATACACAACAGAAAAGGCAGAGACACTGATG GCTGCATCTTATGAGGAATTTAAAAAAAGGAGAGGGAACAATGATGGTAATCGTCTTTCATCTAAAGATTACAATGAAGTGTTCAATGATATTGTTGCCAAGGATTTCAAAGCACGTGGGTACTATGATGATAAGTACTGGAGTCAAGTACAAGCTTTTCAAGGTTTACCGTTTGTTAATCAAACGGAGGAAGAAAGAATGTACCAAGAGAAAGTAAATGAAATTGACAATAAAATGGAATCCGTGAGTGGTCTCATGAAGCATTGGCTTACTTTTATGTCAAAAAAGTATCCAGAAGATTTAACCCCAGAAATGAGAGAAGCTTTACAAAATGTAGTAAGCTTGCATTCAACAATGGCCCCCTCCCTCTCTAGAATAAGAGCATATTTTTAA
- the LOC103633862 gene encoding uncharacterized protein encodes MRTRRVQAASMGISESRQKQVYLISLINKGRVVAKGKLVTTDSQREILGAKLGPEYCGVLVEGLENIELGNIIYEEVPRPSNQIRTLIDAIGYVIPWPITHVKQARSSSCTRNKLVPAARGQS; translated from the exons ATG AGAACTCGAAGGGTTCAAGCTGCCAGCATGGGCATATCAGAATCA AGACAAAAGCAAGTCTACCTTATTTCACTGATAAACAAAGGCAGAGTTGTGGCCAAAGGGAAGTTAGTGACTACAGATAGCCAAAGAGAAATATTAGGAGCAAAGCTTGGACCAGAATATTGTGGGGTTCTTGTTGAAGGCCTTGAAAATATTGAACTTGGCAATATTATATATGAGGAGGTACCTAGACCATCTAATCAGATTCGTACACTAATTGATGCTATTGGCTATGTTATTCCTTGGCCAATTACACAT GTGAAGCAAGCTAGAAGCTCATCTTGTACCCGCAACAAGTTGGTACCTGCAGCACGTGGACAAAGCTAG